From Pseudomonas sp. G.S.17, the proteins below share one genomic window:
- a CDS encoding NADP-dependent oxidoreductase, with amino-acid sequence MKIASVSVFGGPEVVTLHNSGLSQPGADEVLVRVEAASVNPLDLKIIAGYMQPVFPVDLPYIPGTDFSGIVSSVGEQVRHLKPGDRVFGRSTPTAGGAFAQRLIIAATELCLIPASMSFEQAAALPTSFGTARQALFEVGQLKPGQRVLIHAAAGGVGSMAVQLAHLAGAYVIATASARNIELVKSLGADEVIDYRTQDFTTLRDIDLVLDTVGGPTLESSWSVLGKGGRIATLVEFDIESREDHAGAVVFFTSATPHLQEAVRQFSAGQLQIVTDSIFALDETRAALEKVATGHVCGKVIIRTAH; translated from the coding sequence ATGAAAATAGCATCCGTTTCTGTATTCGGCGGCCCTGAGGTCGTCACGCTGCACAACTCCGGTCTGAGCCAGCCAGGCGCTGATGAAGTCCTAGTGCGCGTCGAGGCCGCCAGCGTCAACCCGCTGGATCTGAAGATCATCGCCGGGTACATGCAGCCGGTGTTTCCGGTCGATCTGCCTTACATCCCGGGCACCGACTTCAGCGGTATCGTCAGCAGCGTCGGCGAGCAAGTGAGGCACCTGAAACCCGGTGACCGCGTGTTCGGCCGCAGTACTCCCACTGCGGGTGGCGCCTTTGCCCAGCGGCTGATAATTGCCGCCACCGAGCTTTGTCTGATTCCGGCTTCCATGAGTTTCGAGCAGGCGGCGGCCTTGCCGACGTCGTTCGGCACTGCGCGGCAGGCGTTGTTTGAGGTGGGGCAATTGAAACCCGGCCAACGCGTCTTGATACATGCGGCAGCGGGCGGTGTGGGCAGCATGGCGGTGCAGTTGGCGCATCTGGCGGGCGCGTATGTGATTGCCACGGCTTCCGCGCGCAACATCGAGCTGGTGAAAAGCCTGGGTGCGGACGAGGTGATCGATTACCGCACTCAGGATTTCACCACGCTGCGTGACATCGACCTGGTGCTCGACACAGTCGGCGGCCCGACACTGGAAAGCTCCTGGTCGGTACTCGGGAAGGGCGGACGAATTGCGACCCTCGTGGAGTTCGACATCGAATCACGCGAAGACCATGCCGGAGCGGTCGTGTTCTTCACCAGCGCCACTCCACATCTCCAGGAAGCCGTCCGGCAGTTCAGTGCAGGGCAGTTGCAGATCGTGACGGACTCGATCTTCGCCCTGGACGAGACCCGCGCCGCGCTGGAGAAAGTCGCCACCGGGCATGTCTGCGGGAAGGTCATTATCCGTACCGCCCATTGA
- a CDS encoding IS1182 family transposase, giving the protein MKRFIQGEHRGQSTLLPESLDDYVSDTNPVRVVDVFVDELDLVSLGFDGAIPADTGRPAYHPAILLKIYIYGYLNRIQSSRRLEREAQRNVELMWLTGRLMPDFKTIANFRKDNSKAIRGVCRQFVVLCQQLGLFGDNLVAIDGSKFKAVNNRDRNFTSAKLKRRMEEIESSINRYLVALDAADRQEPTCSEPKAVRLEEKIAKLKTQMKELRAIEIQLNESPDKQVSLTDPDARSMKTRGTGIVGYNVQTAVDTQHHLIVAHEVTNVGSDRAQLSSMAKQAREAMASETLSVVADRGYFKGEEILACHDANITTYVPKPMTSSAKADGRFNKDAFVYDATKNEYTCPAGEALIWRFSSVEKGMYMHCYWSSKCQSCTLKTQCTPSTNRRVRRWEHEAVLEEMQRRLNQAPEMMKVRKRTVEHPFGTLKQWMGATHFLTRKLNGVSAEMSLNVLAYNLKRVIKIIGTEGLLKAMAA; this is encoded by the coding sequence ATGAAGCGCTTCATCCAAGGTGAACATCGGGGCCAAAGCACCTTACTGCCCGAAAGCCTCGACGATTACGTCAGCGATACCAATCCGGTACGCGTAGTCGACGTCTTCGTCGACGAACTCGACCTGGTCTCCTTGGGTTTTGATGGCGCTATTCCAGCTGACACAGGCCGGCCTGCTTACCATCCCGCGATCCTGCTGAAGATCTATATCTACGGCTATCTCAATCGCATTCAATCGAGCCGGCGTCTTGAACGAGAGGCGCAGCGCAACGTTGAGCTGATGTGGCTGACCGGGCGTTTGATGCCTGATTTCAAGACCATCGCCAACTTCCGAAAAGACAACAGCAAGGCCATCCGAGGCGTCTGCCGCCAGTTCGTTGTGCTGTGTCAGCAGTTGGGACTGTTCGGAGACAATCTGGTCGCTATCGACGGCAGCAAGTTCAAGGCCGTCAACAACCGCGACCGCAATTTCACCAGTGCCAAACTGAAGCGGCGGATGGAGGAAATTGAATCGAGCATCAACCGTTACCTGGTGGCACTCGATGCCGCCGATCGGCAAGAGCCCACATGCTCTGAGCCCAAAGCCGTGCGGCTGGAAGAGAAAATCGCCAAGCTGAAGACACAAATGAAGGAGCTTCGGGCGATTGAAATCCAGCTCAACGAATCGCCGGATAAACAGGTTTCACTGACCGATCCAGACGCCCGCTCTATGAAGACGCGTGGCACGGGAATCGTTGGCTATAACGTGCAGACAGCGGTCGATACCCAGCACCACTTGATCGTGGCTCATGAGGTTACCAACGTCGGTTCAGACCGCGCTCAACTCAGCTCGATGGCCAAGCAGGCCCGCGAGGCAATGGCGTCAGAAACGCTTTCGGTAGTGGCTGACCGAGGCTACTTCAAAGGCGAAGAAATCTTGGCCTGTCACGACGCAAACATCACCACCTACGTGCCGAAGCCGATGACTTCAAGCGCCAAAGCTGATGGCCGATTCAACAAAGATGCCTTCGTGTATGACGCGACGAAAAACGAATACACCTGCCCGGCGGGAGAGGCATTGATCTGGCGATTCTCCAGCGTTGAGAAAGGCATGTATATGCACTGCTACTGGAGTTCAAAGTGCCAGAGTTGCACGCTGAAAACCCAGTGCACGCCAAGCACAAATCGTCGAGTAAGGCGTTGGGAACATGAAGCTGTGCTGGAGGAAATGCAGCGTCGGTTGAACCAAGCACCAGAGATGATGAAGGTTCGAAAACGGACTGTTGAGCATCCCTTCGGGACGCTCAAGCAATGGATGGGGGCAACGCACTTCCTGACTCGAAAACTGAACGGGGTGAGTGCGGAGATGAGTTTGAATGTGCTCGCCTATAACTTGAAGCGGGTTATAAAAATCATCGGTACAGAAGGCCTGCTGAAGGCGATGGCGGCGTAA
- a CDS encoding ester cyclase, with translation MTTKELADRLKTERLAVETLYRAFSENNPDLVDSVLAADWDDIPLAPGQGPGPEGIKPIIRSLAQAFPDVRIVIHNMVQAPGQVAVRAEITGTHLGELFGIAATGKQVSFRLHEFHALENGRVVTTWHMEDWFGLFLQLGQFPQS, from the coding sequence ATGACGACCAAAGAACTTGCAGACCGCCTTAAAACCGAACGTCTAGCCGTTGAAACGCTTTACCGCGCGTTCAGTGAGAACAATCCAGACCTCGTCGACAGCGTGCTGGCTGCCGACTGGGACGACATCCCCCTCGCACCCGGGCAAGGCCCGGGCCCCGAGGGGATCAAACCGATCATCCGCAGCCTTGCACAAGCGTTTCCGGATGTGCGCATCGTCATCCACAACATGGTTCAGGCCCCTGGTCAGGTCGCCGTACGGGCTGAAATAACCGGCACCCACCTCGGCGAATTATTTGGCATCGCCGCCACCGGCAAACAGGTGAGCTTCCGTTTGCATGAGTTCCATGCACTGGAGAATGGACGGGTGGTGACCACGTGGCACATGGAGGACTGGTTTGGTCTATTCCTGCAGCTCGGTCAATTCCCTCAATCCTGA
- a CDS encoding amidohydrolase family protein: MYIGNLLTALGCIDAGITTVVDNSHNSRTGAHSDAAVEALLDAGIRSVHASGAPVSGEWDKAHWPGNLERLQEKYVKNGDNPLLSLAVMAQLEPELWAEARRLGLPIITEFFGGDMAAELEGLHREGLLRSDNIFNHCTALPDAGWKILREAGVRVNVCPRSDAHYGIEDGMFAMQSAQRHGISPGLSVDNETSYSGDMFMEMRVAFYLQRVMGMHQQRCCGAEHHPVTLPAHGLLKAATLDGATCAGLQDKVGSLAPGKQADLILINAQDINLYPSGNAFGTVVHAAERSNVDTVIIGGRVVKQGGKVLGVDSERLRAAIDESREHLFAAAGYQPDMLAEKFLPLESAK, from the coding sequence ATGTATATCGGCAATCTGCTGACTGCATTGGGCTGCATCGATGCGGGCATCACGACCGTGGTCGATAACTCGCACAACAGCCGCACCGGCGCGCACTCCGACGCCGCTGTCGAGGCGCTGCTCGATGCAGGTATCCGGTCTGTACACGCCTCCGGTGCGCCAGTTTCTGGTGAATGGGACAAAGCCCACTGGCCGGGCAACCTGGAGCGCCTGCAGGAAAAATACGTCAAGAACGGCGACAACCCACTGCTCTCGCTGGCGGTGATGGCGCAGCTGGAACCTGAGCTGTGGGCTGAAGCCCGGCGTCTGGGCCTGCCGATCATCACCGAATTCTTTGGCGGAGACATGGCAGCTGAGTTGGAAGGGTTGCATCGCGAGGGGCTGCTGCGCTCCGACAACATCTTCAACCACTGCACCGCGCTGCCGGACGCCGGCTGGAAAATCCTTCGCGAGGCTGGCGTGCGGGTCAACGTATGCCCGCGTTCAGATGCCCACTACGGCATTGAAGATGGAATGTTCGCCATGCAGTCGGCTCAGCGTCACGGCATCAGCCCGGGGTTAAGTGTCGATAACGAAACCTCCTACAGTGGTGACATGTTCATGGAGATGCGGGTGGCGTTCTACCTGCAGCGCGTCATGGGCATGCACCAGCAGCGCTGCTGCGGCGCAGAACATCATCCGGTGACCCTGCCCGCTCATGGCCTGCTCAAAGCCGCCACTCTCGACGGCGCCACCTGTGCCGGATTGCAGGACAAAGTCGGCAGCCTGGCCCCCGGCAAACAGGCCGACCTGATCCTTATCAACGCGCAGGACATCAACCTTTACCCGTCAGGCAACGCCTTCGGCACCGTGGTGCACGCGGCCGAACGCAGCAATGTCGATACCGTCATTATTGGCGGGCGCGTCGTCAAGCAGGGCGGCAAGGTGCTGGGCGTGGACAGCGAAAGGCTGCGTGCGGCGATCGACGAATCCCGTGAGCATCTGTTTGCTGCTGCAGGCTATCAGCCGGATATGTTAGCCGAGAAATTCCTGCCGCTTGAGTCAGCCAAGTAA
- a CDS encoding SMP-30/gluconolactonase/LRE family protein codes for MFKTLTGTTSLLGECPVWCERTERLFWTDIPGCELRALDPENGEVQRCSLPEPLGSFALTADEDILLMGLASCLGYYNLSTGRFSKITATPGVAGTRINDGRCDRMGNFVFSTMDTGEPVQTIGRFHRLNAATLETETLDIPEVAIPNSICFSPDGSTMYYADSLQGCIFCCDYPSLENQRVFTTVNCQGAPDGSCIDAQGFLWNAEWGGSRVVRYATDGKVDSVIDSPCIQTTCPVLAGPGYETLYCTSTRIGLDKPADFDGTLIKAEAVVAAGFPEERFTGRLH; via the coding sequence ATGTTTAAAACCCTAACCGGCACCACCAGTCTTCTTGGCGAGTGCCCTGTCTGGTGTGAAAGAACCGAACGCCTATTCTGGACCGACATCCCCGGCTGCGAGTTGCGTGCTCTGGACCCCGAAAACGGCGAAGTGCAGCGTTGCTCCCTGCCAGAACCGCTAGGGTCATTTGCCCTCACGGCAGACGAAGACATATTGCTGATGGGACTGGCATCCTGCCTGGGCTACTACAACCTGAGCACCGGTCGTTTCAGCAAAATCACAGCCACCCCAGGCGTGGCAGGAACCCGGATCAATGATGGCCGCTGCGACCGTATGGGAAACTTCGTATTCAGCACTATGGACACCGGCGAGCCGGTGCAAACCATAGGCAGATTTCACCGGCTCAATGCCGCGACGCTCGAGACAGAAACGCTGGACATTCCCGAAGTGGCGATCCCGAACAGCATCTGTTTTAGCCCGGACGGTTCCACCATGTATTACGCGGACTCCCTGCAAGGATGCATTTTCTGCTGCGATTACCCGTCGCTAGAAAACCAGCGTGTATTCACTACAGTCAACTGTCAGGGTGCTCCAGACGGTTCTTGTATTGATGCGCAGGGCTTTCTCTGGAATGCGGAATGGGGCGGTAGCAGAGTCGTGCGTTACGCGACTGACGGCAAAGTTGACAGCGTGATCGACTCCCCGTGTATTCAGACCACTTGCCCGGTGTTAGCGGGACCTGGTTATGAAACGCTTTACTGCACCAGCACACGGATAGGGCTGGATAAGCCGGCAGATTTCGATGGCACGCTGATAAAAGCCGAAGCCGTTGTAGCTGCCGGATTCCCTGAAGAGCGATTTACAGGACGACTGCACTGA
- a CDS encoding helix-turn-helix transcriptional regulator, protein MPSSKNVVSSPEDFDSDLFAQAAIALKVAPDLNDSGARPHDHRKGQLILSLHGAVSCEVQNALWLVPPQHAVWIPGGTPHSCRVTENARTCFLFVEPNAATMPDECCTVAITPLVRELILHLAEQEPSYLSKGKTGRLVSVLLEQLSDAPLKELHLPTSDHPKIKKIADTLFSDPGDRTTLREWAIRLATSERTLARLVESTTGLSFGRWRQQLHLMIALSHLAEGVSVQRVAGILGYDSVNAFITMFKKALGKPPTQYFSSLR, encoded by the coding sequence ATGCCAAGCTCAAAAAATGTCGTTTCTTCGCCGGAAGATTTCGATTCAGACCTTTTCGCCCAAGCAGCGATTGCCCTCAAGGTTGCGCCGGACCTCAATGATTCGGGCGCCCGCCCGCATGATCATCGCAAAGGTCAGCTGATCCTGTCTTTGCATGGCGCCGTGAGCTGTGAGGTGCAAAATGCACTCTGGCTTGTCCCTCCCCAGCACGCCGTATGGATCCCGGGCGGCACGCCGCACAGTTGCCGAGTAACGGAAAACGCCCGGACCTGCTTTCTGTTCGTGGAGCCCAACGCAGCAACCATGCCTGATGAATGCTGTACGGTTGCCATCACGCCCCTTGTGCGGGAATTGATCCTGCATCTCGCTGAACAGGAACCTTCTTATCTGTCCAAGGGCAAGACAGGCCGGCTAGTTTCAGTACTGCTTGAGCAGCTCTCCGATGCACCGCTGAAAGAGCTGCACTTGCCGACATCAGACCACCCCAAGATAAAAAAAATCGCGGATACGCTCTTCTCAGATCCAGGCGACCGAACCACGTTGCGCGAGTGGGCCATTCGGCTTGCAACCAGTGAACGAACGCTGGCCAGGCTTGTAGAAAGCACGACCGGGCTGAGCTTCGGACGCTGGCGTCAACAATTGCATTTGATGATCGCACTGAGTCATTTGGCGGAGGGGGTATCCGTGCAACGTGTGGCGGGCATCCTGGGATATGACTCTGTTAATGCATTCATCACGATGTTCAAAAAAGCCCTGGGTAAACCGCCTACTCAGTATTTTTCCTCTCTGCGCTAG
- a CDS encoding MFS transporter, with protein MSDTKNKWHAIALVAGILLIAVNLRVSFTSIAPVLPLIQNNFGLSASALGLLTSLPLLAFAAFSPISASVARRFGIERTLFGALLVISAGILLRSAGSAWALYAGTILIGTGIALGNVLLPGLIKREFSEKMASMTGAYSITMGAAGAVGSAVIIPLTQSWGWPIALSLLVAAPLLALVVWLPQLKKHGHVNLSGPKQATTVAVWRSPLAWQVTLFMGLNAMPFYVAVGWLPTILMDHGISPEQAGTVHGTLQLTTAIPGLILAATLRRLKDQKLAAATVSLLTASSLIGLIYAPDYAMLWAAFLGFGSGASMMLGLTFIGLRTKNASDTAALSGMAQCVGYLMAAAGPLLLGQLHDWTGGWTAPLLITAAISVAGAFTGMLAGRNVQLEPAEPSSRTSPVIQSANALTAGDRKR; from the coding sequence ATGTCAGATACAAAAAACAAGTGGCATGCCATCGCGTTAGTCGCAGGCATTCTGCTTATCGCTGTGAACCTGCGCGTTTCCTTTACCAGTATCGCGCCCGTTTTGCCGCTGATCCAGAATAATTTTGGCTTGAGCGCCTCAGCTCTAGGCCTGCTTACTTCACTGCCATTACTTGCCTTTGCAGCCTTCTCCCCGATTAGCGCATCGGTCGCCCGCAGGTTCGGCATCGAGCGCACGCTTTTCGGTGCACTGTTGGTCATTTCAGCGGGCATCCTGCTCCGCTCCGCAGGCAGTGCGTGGGCGTTGTACGCAGGTACGATATTGATAGGCACTGGGATCGCCCTGGGCAACGTGCTACTGCCCGGCCTGATCAAACGGGAATTTTCGGAAAAAATGGCGTCCATGACCGGCGCTTATTCCATCACGATGGGCGCAGCGGGCGCTGTCGGTTCAGCCGTAATAATTCCGCTGACCCAATCATGGGGATGGCCGATTGCCCTAAGTTTGTTAGTTGCAGCCCCGTTGTTGGCGCTGGTGGTGTGGTTGCCGCAGTTGAAAAAACACGGACACGTAAATCTGTCCGGTCCGAAACAAGCGACAACCGTGGCCGTCTGGCGTTCGCCGCTGGCATGGCAGGTCACACTGTTCATGGGGCTGAACGCGATGCCTTTTTATGTCGCAGTCGGCTGGCTGCCGACCATTCTGATGGACCATGGCATATCCCCGGAGCAAGCAGGCACGGTCCACGGCACGCTTCAACTGACCACCGCCATTCCCGGCTTAATTCTGGCGGCCACGCTTCGCCGTCTCAAAGACCAGAAACTGGCAGCCGCTACCGTCAGCCTGTTAACCGCCTCATCCCTGATCGGGCTCATTTACGCGCCAGACTACGCCATGTTGTGGGCCGCGTTCCTGGGCTTCGGTTCTGGTGCCAGCATGATGCTCGGCCTGACCTTCATCGGCTTGCGCACAAAAAATGCCAGTGACACGGCGGCACTTTCAGGAATGGCGCAGTGCGTCGGCTACCTGATGGCAGCCGCAGGCCCCTTGCTGCTGGGCCAACTGCACGACTGGACCGGTGGCTGGACAGCACCGCTGCTAATCACAGCCGCAATCTCCGTAGCCGGCGCATTCACCGGCATGCTGGCCGGGCGCAATGTTCAACTCGAACCTGCTGAACCATCGTCGCGAACAAGCCCGGTAATCCAGTCAGCGAATGCGCTCACAGCTGGCGATAGAAAGCGCTGA
- a CDS encoding DMT family transporter: MNAAYYLLAVCAGLGITLQTTLNGQLAKGVGGDSVAAALFSFTAGAVCLGVFSFMRGGIVASLEAIPAQPWWSLLGGLLGAGALLSYVVLAPKVGLSALLGLAIAGQIISSLVIDHFGLMGASERPVSLVKLAGSMVMLAGLAIALFGDRWSALFSN, translated from the coding sequence ATGAACGCAGCCTACTACCTGCTGGCCGTCTGCGCAGGGCTTGGCATCACCCTGCAGACCACGCTGAATGGCCAGCTCGCTAAAGGCGTGGGTGGAGATTCGGTCGCGGCGGCGTTGTTCTCATTTACTGCCGGTGCGGTATGCCTGGGCGTCTTTTCATTTATGCGCGGCGGGATAGTGGCCTCACTGGAGGCTATACCTGCCCAGCCCTGGTGGAGCCTACTGGGCGGTCTGCTGGGTGCCGGTGCCTTGCTTAGTTATGTGGTGCTTGCGCCAAAAGTCGGCCTGTCAGCCCTGCTGGGCCTCGCTATCGCAGGTCAGATTATCTCTTCACTGGTTATCGATCATTTCGGATTGATGGGGGCATCGGAAAGGCCGGTGTCTCTCGTCAAGTTGGCCGGGTCGATGGTGATGCTCGCAGGCCTGGCCATCGCCCTGTTCGGTGACAGGTGGTCAGCGCTTTTCTCCAACTGA
- a CDS encoding SDR family oxidoreductase, translating into MVTGGSRGIGKAIALRLARDGFAVAIGYAGSQDRADNTVDEIKATGGRAIAVKGNVAEPGDVTALFSAAQETFGRIDAVVSNAGEMELAPIREDSLAVFDRMMDTNVRGTFLVLAKAAEMLPHGGRIVALSSSVIAKATPGYGPYIASKSAVEGLVHVLANELRGRKVTVNAVAPGPVGTELFLKGKTEEQISMLANMAPLQRLGEPNDIANAVAFLLGTDGGWVNSQVVRVNGGFA; encoded by the coding sequence ATTGTAACGGGCGGATCGCGTGGTATCGGCAAGGCTATCGCATTACGACTGGCAAGAGACGGTTTTGCCGTCGCCATTGGCTATGCGGGAAGCCAGGATCGAGCAGACAACACGGTTGACGAAATCAAGGCGACAGGCGGACGGGCCATTGCGGTCAAGGGAAATGTGGCAGAGCCTGGCGATGTTACTGCACTGTTCTCCGCTGCGCAGGAAACGTTTGGCCGTATTGATGCCGTGGTGAGCAATGCTGGGGAAATGGAGCTAGCCCCAATCAGGGAGGACAGCTTGGCGGTATTTGACCGCATGATGGACACCAACGTTCGCGGCACGTTCCTGGTTTTGGCAAAGGCCGCCGAAATGTTGCCACATGGCGGCCGAATTGTTGCCCTGTCGAGTAGCGTCATTGCCAAAGCCACTCCCGGTTACGGTCCTTATATCGCCTCGAAAAGTGCCGTGGAGGGCTTAGTGCATGTTCTTGCCAACGAACTGCGCGGTCGTAAAGTAACCGTCAACGCCGTGGCACCTGGGCCGGTAGGCACGGAGCTGTTCCTGAAAGGAAAGACTGAGGAGCAGATTTCGATGTTGGCAAACATGGCGCCGCTGCAGCGCTTAGGTGAACCTAATGACATTGCCAATGCGGTCGCCTTCCTGCTAGGCACGGACGGGGGCTGGGTTAACAGCCAGGTTGTTCGCGTCAATGGCGGATTTGCATAG
- a CDS encoding LysR family transcriptional regulator, whose product MDRIQAMQVFVRVAEAGSFIQAAQTLSLPASTVTSSVKNLEKYLQVRLLNRTTRRVSLTPEGAQYLAQCREILELIEHTETSLTDSVKRPQGRLRVDMPGGIAHFIVMPNLRDFYRRYPDIYLMIGVNDRQVDLVQEGVDCVIRTGELNDSTLVARPLGRFRWVTCASVAYLEEHGTPQTPQDLSHHSAIHYFSGRARQAGEMRFARGTEKISVPVNGTAAVNETGLYIKMCLEGFGLVQLAENVVSEHLREGRLVEVLADWQPASVPVHLLYPHQRFLSPAVSAFADWITGLVRDDGSAGSS is encoded by the coding sequence ATGGACCGTATTCAAGCGATGCAGGTTTTCGTACGTGTGGCTGAAGCAGGAAGCTTTATCCAGGCGGCGCAGACGCTCTCTCTGCCGGCCTCTACAGTTACCAGCAGCGTTAAAAATCTTGAGAAGTACTTGCAGGTGCGCCTGCTGAACAGAACAACGCGGCGGGTCAGCCTGACGCCTGAGGGCGCTCAATATCTGGCGCAATGCAGGGAAATATTGGAGCTGATCGAACATACAGAGACCAGCCTGACGGATTCCGTAAAACGGCCACAGGGACGTTTGCGTGTCGATATGCCGGGTGGCATTGCACACTTCATCGTCATGCCAAACCTGCGAGACTTTTACAGGCGCTACCCCGATATCTACCTGATGATAGGCGTCAACGATCGGCAGGTTGATCTGGTTCAAGAGGGTGTCGATTGCGTTATTCGTACAGGCGAACTCAATGACTCAACGCTCGTTGCGCGCCCCCTCGGCCGGTTTCGCTGGGTGACCTGTGCGTCTGTCGCCTATCTCGAAGAGCACGGTACTCCGCAAACTCCGCAAGATTTGTCTCACCACAGTGCCATCCATTACTTCTCGGGCCGCGCAAGGCAAGCAGGCGAAATGCGCTTCGCCCGTGGCACCGAAAAAATCTCAGTCCCTGTGAACGGCACTGCGGCAGTCAACGAGACCGGGCTTTACATCAAAATGTGCCTGGAAGGCTTCGGGCTGGTGCAGCTCGCTGAAAACGTGGTCAGCGAGCATCTGCGAGAAGGGCGACTGGTCGAAGTGCTTGCTGACTGGCAGCCCGCATCGGTTCCTGTGCACCTGCTATACCCGCATCAGCGCTTTCTATCGCCAGCTGTGAGCGCATTCGCTGACTGGATTACCGGGCTTGTTCGCGACGATGGTTCAGCAGGTTCGAGTTGA
- a CDS encoding SDR family oxidoreductase, whose protein sequence is MTDHEQQIVLITGAGSGIGKAIALALARAGHHVYASLRDVRKTNRDRSEALEHMARQESITLEVLELDVLSETACRAAVDLILARHGRLDVVINNAGMLMTGMTEAFSVEQVASIIDTNALSWLRVNRAVLPTMRRQGHGLLMYVGSTTARLHEPFLGPYVASKVAGDALAEIMGMEVRPFGIESVTLVPGAFTTGTEHFAHAQEPAYAAIVEQYGDLSSRMATVAERLKAIDKAHGGSLTVEDVGRAACQVLSLPRGARPSRVIIDGQQKGTEAIDAIYHEKQTAFLIHLGLADLAPAAPSAPQASPSATPRSAGKNS, encoded by the coding sequence ATGACTGACCATGAACAACAGATCGTTCTGATAACGGGTGCAGGTTCGGGTATCGGCAAGGCAATCGCCTTGGCGCTGGCCCGCGCAGGGCACCATGTCTATGCCAGTTTGCGTGATGTCCGGAAGACCAACCGCGACCGCAGTGAAGCGTTGGAGCACATGGCCCGACAGGAAAGCATCACTTTGGAGGTGCTGGAACTCGATGTACTGAGCGAGACCGCTTGTCGTGCAGCCGTCGATCTGATCTTGGCACGACATGGCCGCCTGGACGTGGTGATCAACAACGCTGGCATGTTGATGACGGGAATGACCGAAGCTTTCTCGGTCGAGCAGGTCGCAAGCATCATCGATACCAATGCGCTTTCGTGGTTACGTGTCAATCGCGCCGTCTTGCCGACGATGCGTCGGCAAGGTCACGGACTGTTGATGTATGTGGGCAGCACTACGGCGCGTTTGCACGAGCCATTCTTAGGGCCATACGTTGCCAGTAAAGTTGCTGGCGATGCACTGGCTGAAATTATGGGCATGGAAGTGCGACCATTCGGTATCGAAAGTGTGACACTGGTTCCCGGCGCCTTTACAACCGGGACCGAACACTTTGCACACGCGCAGGAGCCTGCCTATGCCGCTATTGTTGAGCAGTATGGCGATCTTTCTTCACGCATGGCCACGGTGGCGGAAAGACTCAAAGCCATCGACAAGGCTCATGGTGGCTCTTTGACTGTTGAAGACGTTGGCCGTGCTGCGTGCCAAGTATTGTCATTGCCTCGTGGTGCGCGTCCATCGAGGGTCATCATCGATGGTCAGCAAAAAGGCACAGAGGCAATCGACGCCATTTACCATGAGAAGCAGACCGCATTTCTGATTCATCTGGGGTTGGCTGATCTTGCGCCGGCTGCGCCATCGGCGCCGCAAGCTAGTCCTTCGGCTACGCCACGTTCAGCAGGAAAAAATTCATGA